The Coregonus clupeaformis isolate EN_2021a chromosome 13, ASM2061545v1, whole genome shotgun sequence genome includes a region encoding these proteins:
- the LOC121579606 gene encoding pecanex-like protein 3, protein MGSQALQILRQGVWASLTGGWYVDPHQSTFSNCFHLYLWIFLLAFPFLLYMSLPPSLVVAGVYCAVVAAFFTAIKAVNFRLHAMFDLGEIVEKRQASLITDAPRLEEGDDGSGGHDGNQHGDSNVGVEMTVFRKVNSTPPVRCSSQHSLFGLNQVSEFLPQLDDSGGSKDIKDLMREQGSNNLIVTSAHREVLRHSSQDPIHVANVASMVQSCLAAALGGEFPGLRGVGAGMSGGFGSLQPGECISIPPSPSSQEDGGEKGQLEEIEGMLEQLSQQSPDEDVIVMGAYSPLGPSADSGSLGDAPISPLIKSSLSEELSENLLGLGLDPVAFAPGTEHPGSRSGVAMAAGSTDSCFSGGGAATDRETLSTVSSYRSEKTDSTQLESPSLSLPRNIDSGTPTSAPALGTNTLEPAEEPVLQGGSDTDDLSDSELLHSPAKERSLGQELDRTLVEGEDLPPVPSDIAQPPSLQDSSPSSSGHSESCDLDRRVPPLPPPRQASSVPSGLALGLVCSEPALPVSSTPFLHSEQPSLQAQQVVRPKDLKLLRTGGSSVGHRPGRRKAPRKRGGAGNSSFDCGSYRRHHNHGQHRDYIPVRSRLGAKAYSESLFEDSSDEDDGSDMSAGSSLGSQRRYSSDDDDDDSSSSTSCYSPDLANAGITNPPPSSTQLPTPREGELSEMAGPSYSQRAQRSASTASAKTHARVLSMDGAGGGHTNTVALPSTMLTSSTPAPRPLTVSKSDLEARTSHTDGFPGTHHHRLDSLGGSWAGNQTGWRAGELVEEGAVGGALAPEEGGKRDSVSSVKRTQAIRRRHNAGSNPTPPPSTMGSPPSLQDLQRARTSSHSRTRTLPSALQFATSLLLPRGGVHEASTFDDTTEGAVHYFYDEGGVKRSYTFGPAGGGYEDPVAERERQSQSSSFTSTDVQEGAPVLTMLQPRPVVLQGMQVRRVPLEMSEMPEFDLDHESLHESQENTLMIEEKAKPKQYYRFWVLPGKWLRVRYDRLALLALLDRNRGVGENVFAVVLASMVAFLGFLLLLEGFFRDIWVFQFCLVIASCQYSLLKSVQPDAASPMHGHNWIIVYSRPVYFCLCCALIWVLDLAGRSGHLQPFSLYGVTFFSAHFLLCARDVLIVFALCFPVIFLFGLLPQVNTFLMCLLEQVDMHIFGGTATTSPLSSLYSLLRSVLVAALLYGFCLGAINAPWEHPHVPVLFSVFCGLLLALSYHLSRQSSDPVILWSLVRSKLFPELESRTPEEPPLEIKDPLPEKLRNSVKEIFHSDLVMCPLIAVITFAISASTVFIALQPALSYILYMVAGVVGFLTHYLLPQLRKQLPWFCLAHPVLRSREYSQFEVRDAAQLMWFEKLYAWLQCVEKYVIYPAVVLNSLTTEAQRVSLKPKELDIYGRALFISLAGMKLLRSSFCAPSLQYVTLSFTALFFLFDYPHFSETFLIDYFFMSILFSKLWDLLYKLRFVLTYIAPWQITWGSAFHAFAQPFAVPHSAMLFVQAVFSALFSTPLNPVLGSAVFVTSYTRPVKFWERDYNTKRVDHSNTRLATQLDRNPGADDNNLNSIFYEHLTRSLQHSLCGDLLLGRWGNYTTGDCFILASDYLNALVHIIEIGNGLVTFQLRGLEFRGTYCQQREVEAITEGVEEDEGCCCCEPGHLPHMLSFNAAFGQRWLAWEVAATKYVLEGYSISDNNAASMLQVFDLRKILITYYVKSIIFYVSRSPKLEEWLSNETVQEALRPCLGPAYVDSDPTFNLNIDEDYDHRASGVTPIAFCMVYLDWIQYCNSRRQTPVEDSERDSPLVTLCFGLCILGRRALGTASHSMSASLEPFLYGLHALFKGDFRITSPRDEWVFADMDLLNRVVAPGVRMSLKLHQDHFTSPDEYEDPVVLYDAITANEEKMLISHEGDPVWRSAILANMPSLLALRHVMDDGSDEYKIIMLNKRFLSFRVIKVNRECVRGLWAGQQQELVFLRNRNPERGSIQNAKQALRNMINSSCDQPIGYPIYVSPLTTSYAGGHTQLRSVWGGPVSPHNIYTWLISSWDRLQKGCGAGCNSGGNIEDSDCGGGSTSISNNPATHTTQSTPASSLPLPQPHFTSIHPPMGTDNPVGPTPTWPHHPQPLPLALLSQSEGRMDAGLVTSLHRTSSIQGLLGQHLSSSQLSFSSSVAMPPLPGPERFCPGFLDGGHRGSGRTGLGHGMGQGSGLPYEGLYGKWSLSGRKGFNGPAAAESDSGGSPCIRTQSTPPAALPEPSPIQDPLGVTQSTETTPLTAGDPLSPAPREETTELPLLEHLD, encoded by the exons GAGTTTTTGCCTCAGCTTGATGACAGTGGAGGCTCCAAGG ATATCAAGGATCTGATGCGAGAGCAAGGCAGCAATAACTTGATTGTCACGTCAGCACACCGGGAGGTCCTCCGCCACAGCTCCCAGGACCCCATCC ATGTTGCCAACGTTGCCAGCATGGTCCAGTCCTGCTTGGCTGCTGCTCTAGGGGGAGAGTTCCCTGGCCTAAGGGGAGTGGGAGCAGGGATGTCAGGGGGATTTGGTAGCTTACAACCTGGGGAGTGCATctccatccccccctccccctccagtcAGGAAGACGGAGGAGAGAAGGGCCAGTTGGAAGAGATTGAGGGGATGCTGGAGCAGCTGTCCCAGCAGAGTCCTGACGAAGATGTGATCGTGATGGGGGCCTACTCCCCCCTGGGCCCCTCTGCTGATTCGGGGAGCCTGGGGGACGCTCCCATCAGCCCCCTCATAAAGAGCAGTCTGAGTGAGGAGCTAAGTGAGAACCTGTTGGGGCTGGGCCTTGACCCCGTGGCCTTCGCCCCAGGAACAGAGCACCCAGGCAGCCGCAGTGGGGTGGCCATGGCTGCCGGCTCCACAGACAGCTGCTTCAGCGGGGGCGGGGCGGCCACGGACCGCGAGACCCTCAGCACCGTCAGCAGCTACCGCAGTGAGAAGACTGACTCCACCCAGCTGGAAAGCCCTTCACTCAGCCTGCCACGGAACATAGACTCAGGGACCCCAACCTCTGCCCCAGCCCTGGGCACCAATACCCTAGAGCCAGCAGAGGAGCCAGTGCTGCAGGGAGGAAGTGATACTGACGACCTGTCGGACAGCGAACTGCTGCACTCCCCTGCCAAAGAGCGCTCTCTGGGCCAGGAGCTTGATAGGACACTAGTGGAAGGGGAGGACTTGCCCCCTGTCCCCTCAGATATTGCACAGCCCCCCTCCCTCCAGGACTCATCTCCCTCCAGTAGTGGGCACTCAGAGTCCTGTGATCTGGACAGGAGggttccccccctcccccctccgagGCAGGCCAGCTCGGTGCCGTCAGGGCTGGCCCTGGGTCTAGTGTGTTCTGAGCCTGCTCTGCCCGTCTCCTCCACCCCCTTCCTGCACTCTGAGCAGCCCTCTCTGCAGGCCCAGCAGGTGGTGCGCCCCAAAGACTTGAAGCTGCTGCGGACCGGTGGGAGTAGTGTGGGCCACCGGCCTGGCCGCAGGAAAGCCCCTCGCAAGCGAGGTGGAGCGGGAAACAGCAGCTTTGACTGCGGCTCCTACAGGCGTCACCATAACCACGGGCAGCACAGAGACTACATCCCAGTGCGCAGCCGGCTGGGGGCTAAGGCCTACAGCGAGAGCCTGTTTGAGGACTCCAGTGATGAAGATGACGGCAGTGACATGAGCGCCGGCTCCAGTCTGGGCTCCCAGAGACGCTACAGCTCTGACGATGACGATGACGACTCGAGCTCCTCTACCTCCTGCTACTCCCCCGACCTCGCTAACGCTGGCATTACgaacccacccccctcctccacccagcTGCCCACCCCCAGGGAAGGAGAGTTGTCTGAGATGGCTGGTCCCTCGTACTCCCAGAGGGCTCAGAGGTCAGCTAGCACGGCTAGTGCTAAGACTCACGCCAGGGTGCTCAGTATGGACGGGGCCGGTGGGGGCCACACTAACACTGTGGCCCTGCCCTCCACCATGCTGACCTCCTCCACCCCTGCTCCACGACCCCTCACCGTCTCCAAGTCAGACCTGGAGGCCCGGACCAGCCACACAGATGGCTTCCCTGGAACTCACCACCACCGCCTGGACTCTCTGGGAGGCTCCTGGGCTGGCAACCAGACGGGCTGGAGGGCTGGGGAACTGGTGGAGGAGGGAGCTGTGGGGGGAG CTCTGGCCCCAGAGGAGGGGGGCAAGCGGGACTCGGTGAGCAGTGTGAAGAGGACCCAGGCCATCCGCAGGCGACACAACGCGGGGAGCAATCCCACACCACCCCCCTCTACCATGGGCTCCCCACCCAG TCTCCAGGACCTCCAGCGTGCCCGTACCTCCTCACACTCGCGCACCCGGACCCTGCCCTCTGCCTTACAGTTTGCCACATCACTACTGCTGCCCCGCGGGGGGGTCCACGAAGCCTCTACCTTCGACGACACCACAGAGGGGGCTGTGCACTACTTCTATGACGAGGGCG GAGTGAAGAGATCGTACACGTTTGGACCTGCTGGAGGCGGTTATGAGGATCCAGTGGC gGAGCGGGAAAGACAGTCCCAATCCTCCAGCTTCACCTCCACTGATGTCCAGGAGGGGGCCCCGGTGCTCACCATGCTCCAGCCCAGGCCTGTGGTTCTGCAGGGCATGCAGGTACGCAGGGTGCCCCTGGAGATGTCAGAGATGCCAGAG ttTGACCTGGACCATGAGTCTCTCCATGAGTCCCAGGAGAACACGCTGATGATCGAGGAGAAGGCCAAGCCAAAACAGTACTACCGCTTCTGGGTGCTGCCAGGGAAGTGGCTGAGGGTACGCTACGaccgtctggccctgctggcacTACTGGACAG GAACCGTGGTGTAGGAGAGAATGTGTTTGCGGTGGTGCTGGCCAGCAtggtggccttcctggggttccTGCTGCTCCTGGAGGGCTTCTTCAGGGACATCTGGGTCTTCCAGTTCTGCCTGGTCATCGCCAGCTGTCAGTACTCACTACTAAAG AGTGTTCAACCAGATGCAGCCTCCCCAATGCAT GGCCATAACTGGATCATTGTGTACAGTCGGCCCGTCTACTTCTGCCTGTGCTGTGCTCTCATCTGGGTGTTAGACCTGGCAGGGCGCTCAGGCCACCTGCAGCCCTTCTCACTCTACGGCGTCACCTTCTTCTCCGCTCACTTCCTGCTCTGTGCCAGGGACGTGCTCATAG TGTTTGCCTTGTGTTTCCCTGTCATTTTCCTGTTTGGCCTTCTACCTCAGGTCAATACCTTCCTCATGTGTCTGCTGGAGCAGGTTGACATGCACATTTTTGGGGGAACAG CCACCACCAGCCCCCTGTCGTCTCTTTACAGCCTGTTACGCAGTGTGCTGGTGGCCGCGTTGCTCTATGGATTCTGCCTCGGTGCTATCAATGCGCCCTGGGAACATCCCCATGTGCCAGTGCTGTTTTCAGTGTTCTGCGGCCTGCTCCTGGCCCTCTCCTACCACCTGAGCCGCCAAAGCAGTGACCCTGTCATCCTGTG GTCTCTGGTCCGCTCTAAGTTATTTCCCGAGCTGGAGAGTCGGACCCCTGAGGAGCCTCCTCTGGAGATCAAAGATCCCCTACCTGAGAAACTACGCAACTCTGTG AAAGAGATTTTCCACTCGGACCTGGTCATGTGTCCTCTCATTGCTGTCATCACGTTTGCCATCAGTGCCAGCACCGTGTTCATCGCTCTGCAG ccTGCTCTTAGTTATATCCTGTACATGGTGGCCGGGGTGGTGGGCTTCCTCACACACTACCTGTTGCCTCAGCTCCGCAAGCAGCTGCCCTGGTTCTGCCTGGCCCACCCCGTGCTCCGCTCCCGAGAGTACAGCCAGTTCGAGGTCCGCG ATGCCGCCCAGCTGATGTGGTTTGAGAAGCTATATGCGTGGCTGCAGTGTGTGGAGAAGTATGTCATCTATCCGGCTGTAGTGCTCAACTCCCTCACTACAGAGGCCCAGCGCGTCAGCCTGAAACCCAAGGAGCTGGACATCTA cgGCCgtgctctcttcatctctctggcGGGGATGAAGCTGCTGCGCTCGTCATTCTGCGCCCCGTCTCTGCAGTACGTCACGCTGTCCTTCACcgccctcttcttcctcttcgaCTACCCCCACTTCTCAGAGACCTTCCTGATCGACTACTTCTTCATGTCCATCCTCTTCAGCAAG CTCTGGGACCTGCTCTACAAGCTGCGTTTTGTCCTCACCTACATCGCGCCCTGGCAGATCACCTGGGGCTCCGCCTTCCACGCCTTCGCCCAACCCTTCGCTGTGCCCC ACTCAGCCATGCTGTTTGTCCAGGCCGTgttctctgctctcttctccacCCCCCTCAACCCTGTCCTGGGCAGTGCTGTGTTCGTCACCTCCTACACCAGGCCTGTCAAGTTCTGGGAGAGAGACTACAA CACCAAGCGGGTTGATCACTCCAACACGCGACTGGCCACCCAGCTGGACCGCAACCCAG GTGCTGATGACAACAACCTGAACTCCATCTTCTATGAGCACCTGACACGCTCTCTGCAGCACAGCCTGTGTGGTGATCTGCTGTTGGGCCGCTGGGGAAACTACACCACAGGAGACTGCTTCATCCTGGCCTCCGACTACCTCAACGCCCTGGTGCACATCATCGAGATCGGCAACGGCCTGGTCACCTTCCAGCTGAGGGGGCTGGAGTtcaggg GTACGTACTGCCAGCAGCGGGAGGTGGAGGCCATCAccgagggggtggaggaggacgagggctgctgctgctgtgagCCAGGCCACCTGCCCCACATGCTCTCCTTCAACGCAGCGTTCGGCCAGCGCTGGCTGGCCTGGGAGGTGGCTGCCACCAAGTACGTCCTGGAGGGCTACAGCATCAGCGACAACAACGCCGCCTCCATGCTGCAAGTGTTCGACCTGCGCAAGATCCTCATCACCTACTACGTCAAG AGCATCATCTTCTACGTGAGTCGCTCTCCTAAACTGGAGGAGTGGCTGTCCAATGAGACGGTGCAGGAGGCGCTGCGGCCCTGCCTGGGACCCGCATACGTGGACAGTGACCCGACTTTCAACCTGAACATAGACGAGGACTACGACCACAGGGCCTCTGGCGTCACCCCCATTGCCTTCTGTATGGTCTACCTGGACTGGATCCAGTACTGCAACAGCAGACGGCAGACG CCGGTGGAGGACAGCGAGAGGGATTCTCCTCTGGTCACCCTGTGTTTTGGCCTCTGTATCCTGGGGAGACGGGCTCTGGGCACAGCCTCCCACAGCATGTCAGCCAG CTTGGAGCCTTTCCTGTACGGCCTCCACGCCCTCTTCAAGGGGGACTTCCGCATCACCTCTCCCAGGGATGAGTGGGTGTTTGCGGACATGGACCTGCTGAACAGGGTGGTGGCCCCCGGGGTGCGCATGTCCCTCAAACTGCACCAG GACCACTTCACGTCTCCAGACGAGTACGAGGACCCGGTGGTTCTGTACGACGCCATCACAGCCAACGAGGAGAAGATGTTGATCAGCCACGAGGGCGACCCGGTGTGGCGCAGCGCCATCCTGGCCAACATGCCCTCACTGCTGGCCCTGCGCCACGTCATGGACGACGGCAGCGACGAGTACAAGATCATCATGCTCAACAAGAGGTTCCTCAGCTTCAGGGTGATCAAGGTGAACAGGGAGTGCGTGCGCGGCCTGTGGGCAGGCCAGCAGCAGGAGCTGGTGTTCCTGCGGAACCGGAACCCGGAGCGCGGCAGCATCCAGAACGCCAAGCAGGCCCTGAGGAACATGATCAACTCGTCATGTGACCAGCCCATCGGCTACCCCATCTACGTGTCGCCCCTCACCACCTCCTACGCAGGGGGGCACACCCAGCTCCGCTCCGTCTGGGGGGGGCCTGTCAGCCCCCATAACATCTACACCTGGCTCATCAGCAGTTGGGACAG GTTACAGAAGGGCTGTGGAGCTGGCTGCAACAGTGGGGGGAACATCGAGGACTCCGACTGCGGCGGCGGCTCCACCTCCATCTCCAACAACCCAGCGACTCACACCACCCAGAGCACCCCGGCCTCCAGCCTGCCCCTTCCCCAGCCCCACTTCACCTCCATCCACCCCCCCATGG GAACTGACAACCCTGTGGGCCCCACCCCAACCTGGCCCCACCACCCTCAGCCTCTCCCCTTGGCCCTGCTCAGCCAATCAGAGGGCAGGATGGATGCTGGGCTGGTCACCTCCCTTCACCGGACCTCGTCCATCCAGGGCCTCCTGGGCCAGCACCTGTCCAGCTCCCAGCTGTCCTTCAGTAGCTCTGTGGCCATGCCTCCCCTGCCCGGCCCCGAGCGCTTCTGCCCAGGCTTCCTGGATGGGGGGCACAGAGGGTCCGGACGGACAGGACTGGGACATGGCATGGGACAGGGCAGCGGGCTGCCCTACGAGGGACTCTACGGGAAGTGGAGCCTGTCTGGCAGGAAGGGCTTCAACGGGCCAGCCGCAGCTGAGAGCGACAGTGGAGGGTCTCCGTGCATACGGACACAG TCTACTCCACCTGCAGCCCTGCCTGAGCCCAGCCCAATCCAGGACCCACTGGGCGTTACCCAGTCCACTGAGACCACGCCCCTCACTGCAGGGGATCCCCTCAGCCCCGCCCCCCGGGAGGAGACCACAGAGCTGCCTTTACTTGAGCATCTGGACTGA
- the LOC121580254 gene encoding immunoglobulin superfamily member 11-like: MGCAGGWLLWAMCLVSTLLEYGAVRVTMRDTNLEVVQGDSVTLPCSFFTMSPLSRLNIIWTLAPFSDPDFPTQVIVFDHGQVIENPSLTGRVGFPGLPWSADIILNKTRISDAGTYRCMVSNPPETGDPGIGELALNVLAPPSLPLCLWDGVTDMGGSVALSCMVAEGVPTPEMRWDKLEPEEISLPINMDGDLSGSVQIINISSQNSGLYRCSVTNLLGTQNCYVNLSIYSPPDSSPGILQGVLLTLFMALVLLALLVLVLWLHRSGQDRKWTEGKEEECYNEIRYTPSLIKRSFV, encoded by the exons GTGCAGTGAGGGTGACCATGAGAGACACCAATCTGGAGGTGGTTCAGGGGGACTCGGTGACCCTGCCCTGCTCCTTCTTCACCATGAGTCCCCTGTCCAGACTCAACATCATCTGGACCCTGGCACCCTTCTCTGACCCAGACTTCCCCACACAG GTGATAGTGTTTGACCACGGCCAGGTGATCGAGAACCCCTCCCTGACAGGCAGGGTGGGTTTCCCAGGCCTCCCCTGGAGTGCTGACATCATTCTCAACAAGACACGCATATCCGATGCTGGCACATACCGCTGCATGGTGAGCAACCCCCCAGAGACTGGAGACCCTGGTATAGGGGAACTGGCCCTCAACGTCCTGG CACCCCCCTCGCTGCCCCTGTGTCTGTGGGATGGGGTCACTGATATGGGGGGGAGCGTTGCCCTGTCCTGCATGGTGGCTGAGGGGGTGCCCACTCCCGAGATGCGGTGGGATAAATTGGAACCAGAGGAAATCTCACTACCCATCAACATGGATG GGGACCTATCAGGCTCTGTCCAGATAATCAACATCTCGTCCCAGAACTCTGGGCTGTACCGCTGCTCTGTCACCAACCTCCTGGGCACCCAGAACTGTTACGTCAACCTGTCTATCTACAGCC CTCCAGACAGCTCCCCAGGGATCCTCCAGGGGGTGTTGCTGACCCTGTTCATGGCCCTGGTGCTGCTGGCCCTGCTGGTGCTGGTGCTTTGGCTCCATCGCTCTGGCCAGGACAGGAAGTGGACGGAGGGGAAGGAAGAGGAGTGTTATAATGAGATAAGATACACTCCCTCTCTGATCAAACGCTCCTTTGTTTGA